AAGAATGTGACAATGGCATAGCGGTTAAGTTGAAACACCGTTTAAAAAAATAACAACATATATAAACATCGTTGAGTAATAATATAAAAACATAGATTATAGGAGACTTATTATGTCAGAAGATTTAGTAAATGATATTAAAGATGCAATTGCTCCAATTAATGACCCTCACATGGGAATAAGTATTGTAGAAATGGGCATCGTACAAAATATTGCTGTTGATGGCGATCAAGCTGAAATTACCCTTAAACCAACCAACCCTGGTTGTATGAGTATCACACGTATTGCTGCTGATACAAAAATCAGAGCTGAAGCCGTTGAAGGCATCGACAATGTAAAAATCATCGTTGAAGGACACGCTATGGCTGACTCCATTAACGAAATGATTAATAGATAAATTTTTAATTTTTTATTGAAAAACTATATATTTACCGAAAGAGTTATATATAGTTATCAACATAAGTATAAGTGTTGACAGTTAACTGTCACACAAATATTTATAGGCTAGTGGCACAGCTTGGTTAGCGCGCTCGGCTGATAACCGGGAGGTCATGGGTTCGAATCCCATCTAGCCTACTTCCAAACTATTTTTATGATTTTTTCACTTACATGAC
Above is a genomic segment from Methanobrevibacter thaueri containing:
- a CDS encoding metal-sulfur cluster assembly factor, whose product is MSEDLVNDIKDAIAPINDPHMGISIVEMGIVQNIAVDGDQAEITLKPTNPGCMSITRIAADTKIRAEAVEGIDNVKIIVEGHAMADSINEMINR